AGAACTTACAGCAGCCCTCTTCCAATGCACATGGGCACTGGGGCTCAGTGTCCCATTTGCCACCATCTTATGATGCATATCACTGCTGATATGAGCAGGTGCCCTAAAAGTAGTGAAAGCATGATAGTGATGTTTTATTGGCCTCGTTATATGGGATTATTGCTGCATTTAGCCCAGTATGACACAACTTGCATCACAACCATGGACCCAGCAGGTCCTGCTATGGGCACCCTGACTCCCCCATCCCAACCTGACACCCAGCACCAGGCTGACAGAGTCTGGGTGCAGGCAGCTGCATCAAACATTGATGCcccagctgtgcagctcagccggaggcagcacagcacactcactacatatttaatttgtttctccATTAAAAACTCGTGGAGCAGCAAAGCCATGTCACGTGGTGCCCAACTCGCTCCCATCTCACATCCTGagatttctgaaggaagaagatTCTGTGCTTAAAAGAATCCTGCTGTTAAGTATTGCCTGAATGATGGATCCTCCTTGCCGTGTGCTCCTTTCAGCTGCAATGGGGCTCCTCCTCAAACTCAGCTCTTATGCCCATGCCTGCAACACAGTTTGTAATCCTGCAAAGCACTTTGAGGCAGAATCAGTCAGCAGCAACAGTTTCAAATGGGAGAGGATGGAAATGCTGAAGTATAGAAACACGCCTGGAATTGTGGTATTTTGAGGCTCCAcggagcagctgctgagctgggaggtCCGGCAGGGGATGCTTGAATGTGCTTTGCCATCCCTTTCCCCAGGACAGTGCAgtggtgccccatccatggaggtgccCCAGGCTGTGGATgggccctggacaacctgagcTGGAGGGAACCAGCCCACGGAGGAGGTGGGGACCgtgaggacccttccaacccaaccatgcaGTGGAGtctctggttttgctttgtctcCAGATGCCCCCAGTGCTTTCACCCACTGATGCTCCCCAGTGCTGCATGTGACACTGCCCAGCCAAGTGCAGCGTGCTGCCAGAAGGGCATCGTTTTGTCCTCGCAGCCCCAACCCCTCTCAGCAGCTGGCTCCCAGCCCTCACCGTTCACGTGCTCCAATTTCTCACTCCCTGAGACCTGCACCATCCAGCAGGAAGCGGTTCCCAAACCATTTACCATGTTTATGCTTTCTCAGCTCAAGGACGGTCCTCCCTTATCCCCTCACCCTCTCCCTGCCCGGGAGTGAACATGAAATAAAGGTTATCcttggggagaaaaacaaaccacgCAGTTCAACAGCTGTGTTGCTGTTTTGATACCTATCTCATCCCCTCCCCAGCCTCGGCGCACCGCTGGGCACAAAGGGGTGACCGATGCGCAGAGCTGCTCCACCCCTCGTGCTATTTACACCAAACACGTGCCCCGTGTGCAGAAGGTGCATTaaaagcagggcagcagctgcagtggggcagcagcaccggggctgtgtgcagtgtgtgcaTGCTGCAGGTGGGGCTCAGCCTGCCCTGTGCCCCCGAAGGGGCGGCCAGAGCCTTCCCTGCACAGCTGGATGGGAACGCTGGGGACGGTGATGGCACCAGCACTGCACAAGGTGGGTGAGCACCATACTGGGGATGGGGCCTGGGCTGCAGATATGTCCTGAGCCAGGTGCCTGCAGCCGGGTAGGCTCAGAGTGCGGTGCTACTTATGGCTTCTCTCCTACTGCAAGTACAGGGGCAATTTGGGAATCATGGCAGCACCCAGAGGTACAAATAACcctgctgcatccccactgTTTTAGCCTGGTTTTTATGGCTGTAAGCGTGGCTGTGCTGAGTGTTCTTGTGTGACCCCCTGTGTTCTCAGCCTGGTGCTCTGCCTGAGTCCCAGcctggctgctcagagcagcatgagatgctctgcagagctgagctggccgtgctggctgggctgaGCCTAAGCAGGAGCCGAACTGAGCCAGCACGGTGCAAGCAGACTCAGATGCGGCCCCCTGCATGTGGCACTGTGGCTGTGCCGTGCTGTCCCTGGGTGACCCCCTGAGTCCAGAGCAGAGAGGTTTGTCTCTGCACAAATCCACAGGTGGGATCCGAATCTCTCCGCCCTCTCCTGGCTGAGTGAGCACATCTAACATCATATACTGGAGAATTAAGGTGTGTGCTAATTGGCTGTATCCTTCTGGCTATTAGCTGCCTGGCACAACTCCGACGGAAACAAGCGGAATGTGGGGCTGAGCCCGACGGTAACACCAGGGAAAATACCTCTGCTTTCTCCCTAGGAGGAGCTCAAACCCTGCTCACGGCGCTGTTCTGAGTGCAGCCATTCCCACTGCCAGTGCTTTTGCATACAACGGTGCCGGGCCGCCTGGCTGGGCTCACGGGGACATGGGGAACAGGGACCTGCTGGGGGCTGAGCCCCCAAGGGATGGGGGGCTGTTCTGCCCTTTCCCTTAGCAGGGAGAGGTATTGCTATAGGAGGAGGTGCTCCGGGACCTCACTGGGCTGTGCCAGGGCGGCACTTTTAGTGGGGTGCCGTGTGGGATTAAAGCTCTTTGTCCCACAGTGGTGCTCAGCTCCTCTCCCGTCACCGTCGTGGTCACACCGGAGGATGACACGTGGCACATCAGCGGCTCCTGTGCGGGCGGTGGGCCATTCGTGGACTGGGACCAGACGCCAGAggtggagcagcaggcagatcCCCCCGATGACACGCTCAGCCGGCCTCCCAAGGAGCTGAAGAAGCTGGCGAGggagggctgctgggctgccagcCGCACGCTGAGGGCTGCAGCTTACCGGCACCTGTGCCAGCGCGTCGCCTGCCGCCTCGTCACACCCGATGCCCTGGTGTATGGGGACGTGGCTGCACGGCTCTTCGGAAAGCACGGCGCCAGCTCCCACCCGCTGCCCGACTTCCTGgcaggctgctccctgcccacgTACTGCCTCAACATGGACGGGGTCACGGCGCTGAAGAAGATCCTCATCTGCGTTGGCAACCTGTTCCCTGACATCACCTACAGCCCGGCGCTGCCCTCGTTggttgctttgctgctgcactACAGTGAGGATGAGGCTCAGTGCTTCGAGAACATCTCCCGCCTCATCGCCAGCAATGCCCCCCACACCAGCTACATCGACCAGTCCTTCCTGGCTCATCAGGCCTCCTGCATGACGTTTGGGGACCTGGCCAACAAGCACTGCCCGGCAGCACACAAGCTGATAGCCAGCACGTCTGAGAACGTCTTTGAGGTGTACTCTGAGTGGCTGTCGTGGCTCTTCCGCGACCTCCCCTTCAGCTACGCCATCCGCGTGTTTGATGTCTTCCTGCTGGAGGGGCAGAAGGTGCTGTACCGCATCGCCCTGGCCCTGCTGAAGCAGTACCGGCTGTCGGTGAGCTCTGCCGAGCAGGAGGGGACTGACACCAAGGCAGAACTGCAGGTCTTTGTGCAGAACATTGCCCAGCACGTCACTGTTGACAAACTCCTGGAGAGAGCGTTTGGCATCCGGCTGTTCTCCCGCAAGGAAATCTGGCTGCTGCAAATGGCCAACAGGAAGGCACTGATGGAGAGGGGCATCACCATGGTGCAGGGCAGGTAGGAAGCCGGCCTGTTTGCCCACAGTGCCAATGATGCTCTTGGGGCAAAGTGGGTCAAAAATGGGCTCTAGTGGACATGGAGCACAGGGGAGCTCCAGCGTGTCCCTTGGCTGTGGTTATGCTGCACAGACACTGCTGGGATCGTGCACCCCCTGTGGCACATAACGGCACATTATGGGTTCACCAGCTGAGCACTGACACACTCCTCTCTTTCACAGGCAGTCCTTCCACCTGGCCGTGGACATGCAGAGCTTCAGCTCCAGCATTGTATCAGCTCAGGAGATGCGCATCATCTGGTCCTGGATCCCCGAGCGcttctccctcttccccccactgctgctcttctccaCCTCAGAAGATGGGTGCAGCCTGCAGAGGTGAGCGTGATCTACCGGGCAAGCTGGGTCAGATGGACAGACATAACATTGGGTAAGAGTTACTGGTATAGAGAGGAGCAACTGCAACATCTGTGGGACATATCTGAGGTCTCCTGGGGACGCTCCTTGAAGACCCTTTGAGCAAGGAGTGCCTTCTTCAGTGGCACATCGTGctgaggctgcacagagcaggccAAGCTCAGGTACCGCCCACAACGGGGGAGACACCAAACCCTCCAAACTCAAGCTAAGAGAGTCCAAATGCCATAGTCAATGCCCAGATCTGCAAGAAGTGAGGGAAGTGCCAAGGACCCAGTGACAACTGCAGAGCAAAGGGCATGGGGAGAGCAGAAACATCCCCACAATGCTCCATGCTGGTCATGTCAATGacacacagctccctgctgcatgGGGAGATGGTGCAGGGACTGCCTGGCAGCTGGACGCTGCCCACTACATCAGTGGCCCATGGTTTTCCATGGGGTTTATTTGGGGCTGCTGTAATTCTTGGCATAGTGTCCATGCTTGCGCCATGAGCATGTCCTCAGCACAGGGGAGATGAGTGAAGGCCACACAGCAGCATGTCCTGCAGTTTCACCTTTGCACAGCGGCAGTGGGGCTCACAGGGCGGGTGTCAGGCAGGAGCTTGGGCTCCAGGCGGATGAGAAGCACATCCAGAATAAATGCAGGAAATAAATTGCTTGGGAAACGGCTCCATGGAGTGTCCCCCCGAGCCTGGTGCTGAGAGTACATGGGTGGATTTTATGTTTGGATTTATGTGAGTTAttgcctgtgctgctgagcaaaACTGATGCCTTAGAAGTCCCAAAGCCAGCTCCCCAATGCCGGCACCAACAGAGGAGCTGCCCAAGCTACGTCCCTGGGCTCAGCCCTGCACCAACGCAGCCTCATTGTGTTTTAAAACTCCCAGGTTTTACTCGTGCTGTGAAGGTTACGAACCGACGGTGCTGCTCCTAAAAACAATGGAGGGGGAGGTGAGTATTTCTTGAGCAGGGAggtgggctgtgctgtgtgacaggGGAAGGTGCCCCCTGCCACCAGTGCTGGCTCCATCGCTGTGCTGCAGGGGCACCAAAAGGCAGCTCAGACACTGGCTAAGGGGGAGGGCTGCTGATAGAAGAGGAGTCTGTGAGATGGAGAGAGGCCATGAGAGAGGCGTTGTTGCACTTGGAGACTAAACCACGAAGCCTTTGCTAAGCAGGCTTCTCTGAAGTCAGCAAATGCTTTGCCTTAGCGAGGACTTCCTTTCAGTGCATTAAATGCAACAATCCCTCCTTGACTGCAAGAGCAGCCACACAAGGGAAATGGAGTGAAGTAAGGACAgctcttaaaatatttgaaagtcGTGGAATAACTGCAGAATTACCTGAGCCAGGCATCTTCCCAGGGACTTTGAGAGTGGCTCATAAACTCATATTTTATGTCTGCACTCTCTATCAAACAGCAGAGGCAAGCTCTGTAAATGACTCAGCCATCCTAGAGATTTATTGGCCAACAAGTCCTGACCTCCCACCCCCAGCATTCAAGTGCAGTGAAGAGAGAAACACTGCTGCCCCCAGGGCCTTGTGCAGACAAGGAAAAGTGACTTACAAAATCTTGTTTCCTGCATGTTTTAGCTCATATTCTCCTGTACACAGTCCCAGGGAGAGGCAGAGcctttgctgtgctgagcacacaAGAGCTGGCCTCAGTGGAggcttccacctgtgctccctgaCAGCTCCCTGTGCTCTCTCCCAAAGGTGTGTGGGGCGTTCCTCTCCTCTGATTGgagtgaaaggaagaagaacGGGCTGACATCAGGCTTTTTTGGGACAGGGGAATGCTTCGTGTTCACTGTAAGTCAAATTTATGCTTATGGGCTTGTCTTCCATTGCTACTTTATTCCTCTAACTCCAGGCACCGTGGCACACCATCCTTTAGGATgttctgttagaaaaaaaaatggaaaactatTTCCCAGAGCATCCTTAAGGGATGACAGTGAGacagtgtgtgctgcagggagggatCCTGAGCTGTCCCTCCCCTGCTGCACGTCGTGGTTCACAGGCAGCCATGCAGTGATGCCCCAAGGGCTTTCTCCTGCTTCCCAGGTGCGCCCGGAGATGGAGAGGTACGAGTGGGTGTTGATCAAGAAGCCAGAGCTGGCCAAAGCCATGCCACGCTCGCGCCAGCGCTCACCATCACCCGTTCCCACACCTCCGCTCAGCTCCTCCCCAGACAGCCGCAGTGCCAGCCCCAACCTCCTCACCGTGCCTGCACCGCAGAGGAAGGGCCGCCTGTCCCCGTTCCTGGCTATCAGGCATTTCCTCCTGCCTTCCAAAACAGCCTCCATGTTCATGTCCGGCTCTCGGGAAGGGATCGTTATCGGTAATTACCTAATGGCAGGCACCTCtgtcagcacacagctgctttgAAAAGAGCTTCCCCTCCAGGTTAAAATCCAAGCTGTCCATAAGGCAAAGACCTCCTGTCTTAGTCAGACCCctgaagtcatagaatcatagaatcaccaaggttggaaaagacataaaagctcatccagtccaaccattcgCCTGTTACCAATAGCtgccactaaaccatgtccctcaacacaacatccagtctttccttgaacactcccaggctcggtgactccaccacctccctgggcatccattccagtgcctgaccaccctttctgaaaagtaatacttcctaacgtccagcctgaatctcccctgctgtagcttgaaaccattccctctggtcctaagTCAGGGGAGATGAAGTCAGTCTTCTTCCTCAGGTCAGCAGGAGAATGAAGGGCTGCACAAGGGCACAGATGCCCTTTCTGAGAGTTCCAGAGCAGGTCCCAGCTGAGCAGGAGCTCTGCATCCTAAACCTCCCAGCCACATGTGGCAGCCATGCCCTTCCTGGCCCTTTCCTCTGCGTCTTGAATGacggagggccacaaagatggtgaagggcctggagcatctcccctatgaagaaaggctgagtgaactgggtctgttcagccttgagaaaagaagactgagaggggacctgatccaggtctataaatatctaaggtgtggggggcagaatggcgaggccggactcttttcagtggtgagtggagacaggacaaggggaaatggccggaaactggagcataggaagttctgcacaaatgtgtgcaagaacttctttacagtgaggtgacggagcactggaacaggctgccagggaggtggtggagtctccttctctggagatgttccagacctgcctggatgccgacctgtgcgacctgctgtagggaacctgctttggcagggggttggactcgatgatctctggaggtcccttccaacccctacaattctgtgattctgtgattctgtgactgagaGGAGATGCGGGTGGGGAACAGCTTGCAGAAGAGCCAGGCATGATCCACTGGGGCAGATGCACCAGCTGTCTGTGACAGCTCTGTGGTGTGGCCACAAGAAATATTGCTGAGAGATGGGTACAAGCCCAAGACCTGGCCAATGCCTGCTGGGGCAGCAAAGGGTGACCACAGATCCCAATGCCTGGTGTGCTTTTGCAGGTGGAGGGGGAGGCCAAGCACTGTCCCTCGATGCCAACCTGCTCTGGGGACGCACGGAACCCTGCGAGACCTTTGACAACCCTCCGCTCTGCCAGGAGAACTTCAaggtgcagctgctggaggtgtGGGGCTTCCAAAATACTTAGGTCCCATGGGGTCAgctcctcactgtgctgctcaccAAGGCAAGAACAACACGGCACCAGTCACGGCTCCAGCATGACTGCTACGatccctgccagcagctctgtgtgcctcTGCTCGCCGTGCTCCTCTCCACTGTCACCGGCCATGGTTGCATGAGGGCCATGAGTGTCAGGAAGGAGACTCCTCCCACAGCTCAGACACAGCTccacctgctctgctcccattcAGGATGCTAGAGGGGAGGCAGGTTGCTGTTTTCTATGCTTCCCGGGTCTGTTTGTGGCCAGCAAAGCAGCCACACCACAGCACAGGCAGCCTGGGGTGGGAATCTTGAGCCTAGACAAAATCCAGCACCAAGGTACAAAGTTCACCATAAGAGCTTTCCACACCTCAATTCTCACCCCAAGCCCAAGTGCCCCCTTCAACCACGTGTGGGTCCTGCAGCCCCCGAGGTTACCAGGACTCACCTGGGCCAGGCACCAATCCCCATCCATCATGCTGCAAAGGActtcttgtttgttcttgttCCAACCTGTTGATTGGAAAGCAGCAAGGCACTGCCTGGCATTTATACCTCTGCAGCCCACGCAGCCTTCTCATTTTCGTGTTGCCATAATGACAGCAAAGAGCTGTAAAATTGTATGCTGTTAATACACGAGCCTTAATGAGCATTTCCTGATTACCTGGCTCCAGACTCCTCAGTGTTTCTTGCTGTCTGACACCTGCTGGAGATTCTGTCCAGCTCCACATCCCTTGGAGCTCCCTCTTTCCTTCCACAAGGCCATTTCCCTTCCGCAGAGATGTGCAGGGTGCCTGGCAATGCACAGCCCTCCATCaaccatccagcctgaccttcccCTCGGGCTCCAGCACGCTGCCTTGGGAAGGGCAAGTAAACACAGACACAAGgactgctctgcagagccctgggTGTGCTGCAGAAGCCTGCAGGTCCCTTCAGTGCCCCGCCTGCTGTGTACGTCAGGTCAGAGCTGTAAATCACAGTGACTGCTGGTGCCACCTTGCTGGTAACCCGATGAGTCCCTGCCATGTCTAAAGAGACGCTGCACCACTTTCCTCCCTATGCTTTATTCC
The genomic region above belongs to Lagopus muta isolate bLagMut1 chromosome 18, bLagMut1 primary, whole genome shotgun sequence and contains:
- the LOC125702198 gene encoding TBC1 domain family member 24-like, with translation MLQVGLSLPCAPEGAARAFPAQLDGNAGDGDGTSTAQVVLSSSPVTVVVTPEDDTWHISGSCAGGGPFVDWDQTPEVEQQADPPDDTLSRPPKELKKLAREGCWAASRTLRAAAYRHLCQRVACRLVTPDALVYGDVAARLFGKHGASSHPLPDFLAGCSLPTYCLNMDGVTALKKILICVGNLFPDITYSPALPSLVALLLHYSEDEAQCFENISRLIASNAPHTSYIDQSFLAHQASCMTFGDLANKHCPAAHKLIASTSENVFEVYSEWLSWLFRDLPFSYAIRVFDVFLLEGQKVLYRIALALLKQYRLSVSSAEQEGTDTKAELQVFVQNIAQHVTVDKLLERAFGIRLFSRKEIWLLQMANRKALMERGITMVQGRQSFHLAVDMQSFSSSIVSAQEMRIIWSWIPERFSLFPPLLLFSTSEDGCSLQRFYSCCEGYEPTVLLLKTMEGEVCGAFLSSDWSERKKNGLTSGFFGTGECFVFTVRPEMERYEWVLIKKPELAKAMPRSRQRSPSPVPTPPLSSSPDSRSASPNLLTVPAPQRKGRLSPFLAIRHFLLPSKTASMFMSGSREGIVIGGGGGQALSLDANLLWGRTEPCETFDNPPLCQENFKVQLLEVWGFQNT